The Deltaproteobacteria bacterium nucleotide sequence CTCGATCCAAAATCAGCCGCTTCATCAACCCCCGGCCATGATTCTGCACAAACTCTTCCACCAGACGGTAAAGAAGAGGACCCTCGTGATCCTGGCCTGCGGTCAGCACCAATCCCGCATAAAGAAAAAACTCCGCTGCCCGATTGGTATGCAGGAGACTGACCAGCTTGTAGCAACGCCGCCAGGTACACCGGGCTCGCTGCTGGGGCGTAAGCTTTGATCCATCCACCGGGTGATTGTGCTCATCAAACAGCATCCGCGACGAGCCTTCATAGCGCGGGTTGTTCGGCAAAAAGAGATAGGTGGCATCCCCGATAAAAATCCCCTCGGGATCGAAAGCATGATGTTGCTTGAAGATCCCAACCACATCCCGATTGAACCAAGTCTGCAGCCCCTGGGCATCGGTCCGCAGGGCCATCTTGCGTAAATAGTCCTGATCGCAAGGGGTCTGCCGATCATACTCGTTCTTGTCATTAAACCCTTGACAACGCAAAGAGATATCCCCGGTCTCCGGATGGACAGCCTTATGCCCCATCTGCGGGCCAAAGGCTTGGACCAGGCCTCCGGAGCGCACCACATAGGGAAAAGCATGAAAAGGATGGACGGCATGAAACCGCATGGAGAGGTCGCTGGCAATGTACACCCACAAAGGAACATCGTGCTTCTGACACGGCGAAGGGTACGTATCGGCCAACTTCCGCAAAATATTTCTCTCCGTAATGGCCCGGAAAAAATCCACCTCGGAGACTTCTCCGACCCCCTCCAAATAATCGAACTCCCCCCGCCGAAACGCCTCGATCACCAACGCATCGTTGCGCTCAAAATACATCGGCATCGAACCGGACTCGGCAGATTCCTTCAGCTCAGGGCTCCTCGCGGCGAAGACTCTCCATCTGATCCAGCACAGCTAAGATCTCCCGACAAATCTCCGTGACCCGGGCCCGCCCCCGGCGAAACCGCAGATACTCCTCGCTCTTCTCCTGAAGCCCCCCCAGCCGCCCCGGCGGAATGGAGAACAGGCGGGTCTTGCCCCCCTCACTCCAACTGAGGACCATACTGCGATGTAACTCTCCCCGGGTGCAGACACAGTTGGGCTTGCCACATTTGCGGGCCATTTCGTAGACATTGCCCTTGACCAACGGGGATCGCCCGAAGGCCACTTCCAGGGAATGCTCCAGGCCTTGGAGTAAACGCCGCAAGGCCTGACGGAGTCGACTGAGGTTGTGAAGCTCTTTCTTCTGCATCTAATTATATTATATTGCATACAGAATTATACAAGTCAAGAAAAAAATCACCTACCCTAAATAAAAATGTCTTTAAAGATAAACTGACGAACTACTCTGACGGGCTCTCCAGAAGAAGTTTGGCTACTGTCTGAATCGCAGGGAGTTGGGTAGTGGGTCAGTTTGAATTTAATAAATTTAAAACCTCTTCAATCCCCCAAACATGATCCGTGACCCCTGCTTCCATAGCGGGAGTAACCCTTAAAGTCTGATGAACCCGGCAAAAATTATAATGCATAAAATGAAGGGCCACCGCATGACCCAGGTTTTCAATCTTCTTTGAGAAAGCATTTGTCAGACGAGTAAATCTCCGCATATTCATCCGCATCGTTAAATTCTGCCTTTCTACATAGCTTGTCGAAACATGTTCGGGATCGGGATTTCCCTGGATATTATTTTTTTCTATTCCTATGCATTCGGCTGGACTGTAACGAACCTCACTTTCTGGACTACTCCCATATATTTTTATTAATTGACTAAAATCAACTTCACTTCCAAAGGTATTCTCTACAGCGTCTAAATACATTTTATGCCCATCCGTAGTCAATTGAACTTTATTTTTTAACCTGCCGGCTAAATCATTCATAAAGAGGGTAGCATTATGAAGATCACGCCTTCCGATTCTCCAAGAAGGAACTAACTTAGAATCGGCACAAAGGGCAGTGAATGTCCAGGTATCTCCAAAGCCAAAGGTGCCTTTTTTCCCTTTGGGGACATTCTTTTCTTTGGCGTAGCAGAAAGCCCAAATTTCATCGCACTGCAAGCGCTTGCAAGAAAGGTTACGGAGCGCCTTGTCTTGATATTCGGCTCAAGCCCTGCCAATTTGGGCCAGCAATTTAAGGACTGTTCCCTTTGCTGTTCCTGTCATTCTGCACGTTGCCCTGATTGAATTTCCCTCTACCAGAGCGGCCAAAACCTGTTTTTGTTTTTCTGGTTTTAAAGTATTCATGACATGATTATACTTGAGCGTTCAAGCATTGTCAAGAAAAAAATGCTTGACAAAATTTTTTTTCCCCCTTAATTTAAAAATGCTAATGCGCTCAAGCTTTCGCCAGTAAAGGCCGATAGCAGGAGCGAAGGGGCGGAGGGTGAGGGATTCGAACCCTCGTTAGGTGGGATCATCACCTACAGCCGATTATAAATCGGTCCCCATGAGCCAGTCTCGGGCAACCCTCCGCATAGCTATTAGGCCCCGAAATCGCTTTTTGCAGCTTTTTTTCGGGGCCTTTTTGTTTAAATTATCTTTTAATTACAATATAATGAATGTATTATAATAAAAATATTATAATAAAGTCAATCATTTTTTTCTTGCAAATATAATTTTTTTATTATAATATTATGGCATATTGGACGATAAAAATATTCATAACGCCGCGGGGCGATAACGAGATTCATGATTGGTTGAACGCCCAAGGACCAAAAGTTAGGGCGAAGGCTGACAAAATTATTAGACATCTTGAAATAGAAAAGGAATGGAAACGACCATATTTTGACAAGTTTCAAGGGCATGGAAAGTTACATGAAATTCGTATTAAATGTTTCGGCAACGAATATAGGTTGATAGGATGTTTTGGTCCGCAGCAGAAAGATTTTACTATCCTAATTGGGGCTATTGAGAAGAATCATGGTAAATACGAACCCCGATCAGTATTAGAAATTGCCGAAGAAAGAATAACGTTGATTGAAGACAAGAGGTATACCGATGAATATTAAGCGAAGAGATAAGTTAATAGAATTATTGAAAAATAAAGAATATCGCGACGCATTTGTTTCTGAACATATTGATACGGGATTGCCATTTCAAATTAAGGCATTGCGTGAAGAAAGAGAATGGTCACAAGAAAAACTCGGGAACAAGGCAGGAATGCATCAGGAAAGAATTTCTGCTCTTGAAGATCCAAATTATGCGAAGTTTACCTTGAAGACACTAAAAAGATTGGCATCTGCATTTGACATTGCATTAATGGTCGTATTTGTTCCTTTTAGTAAACTATTAGACTGGGAAAGCAATTTATCTCCAGAATCCCTTCGAGCTGCAAGCTTTGAAAAAGACAACTTTTCAAAACCTACTATCGCTAAAGAAGAAAGATTAGCGGAAAGTATTCGCGATAAAATCAATCCGCCTATGGTGTCACAACTTTGGTATGCTTTCGGGGAACCTCCAAAATTACCAGAAGCGCTTATTTTTTCATATCAAAAGCAAGGAATAGAATCTGGAAGCACAATGGAGGAACAGTATGGAATTAAAATCGGTCAACTTGGCGCGGTCAATTTGGTTGGGTCCATTAATCGACTTGAACCCAAGGGGAATAAATATTTATCCTATCATCATTCCTCTACTCATTGATTCATATAAATTTAAGATATTTCCCTCTCCCAAAGAAAAAATAGATGAAGGAGGAGGGCTAAAATTTGAGCAGGGAGAATTTAAAACTAAAGAAGGTGCATTGCCCCTTGCGGTAAACCTTACTATTTTTAGGGATGGTTTGGTAGCAGATACCCGTTCTTCTACAAAAGAAACAGATGATTTTTTGAGGGAAATTCTTACAAGATTAAGTGAAGAACTCAACATGTCAGATTATCGTAAAGTAATTAAAAAAATAAATTATTTAAGTCAAATCTTTATTTCCACAGACAAATCATTAGAACTAATTAATCCAAGGGTTAAAGAAATTTCTGATTACTTATCCCGAACGATTCTTGGATTTGAAAAAACCTCTTTTGAGTTGGGTGGGATATTTTTTTGGGCAGATCAAAGGTTACCAATTAATCCAGTACCCTTCATGATTGAAAGGGCTCTTGGTGTTCCTTTTGGGGAAAATAGATATTACTCTTCTGCTCCATTACAGACAGACGAACACTTTCAATTATTAAAGAAATTCGAGGAAATATTAATACAGTAATTAACTTTTCCATCTTGCCTTAGCTGCCTTCCGAGCTATTTCCTTACGTTTTTTAGCAGAAAGAATTTTCGCTCTTGCTGGCCCTCCTTTTAACCCTCCAAGCCTTCCAAGTGCAACGGCCGCAGGATTCTTTTCTTTTGCA carries:
- a CDS encoding transposase; its protein translation is MPMYFERNDALVIEAFRRGEFDYLEGVGEVSEVDFFRAITERNILRKLADTYPSPCQKHDVPLWVYIASDLSMRFHAVHPFHAFPYVVRSGGLVQAFGPQMGHKAVHPETGDISLRCQGFNDKNEYDRQTPCDQDYLRKMALRTDAQGLQTWFNRDVVGIFKQHHAFDPEGIFIGDATYLFLPNNPRYEGSSRMLFDEHNHPVDGSKLTPQQRARCTWRRCYKLVSLLHTNRAAEFFLYAGLVLTAGQDHEGPLLYRLVEEFVQNHGRGLMKRLILDRGFLDGAQIGRCKQEFGIDILIPVRHNMEIYQDVVGLAQAGQLSFQPWAPAPPGPQPIPLHRPERIKKREEARQKTLARQKAQAPTLDPKALSTRRVRSEVAAVNGLETFSTCPIPLNALVNREVYADGHVDYWVLLDTAPIRQPAGTRQEYGLRETIEERHRQLKCFSDLEAFTSRAFNVIANQVVFVLLTYSLLQWYLLRISRKALNPKTRTRTLELLRPTLTVIVIYYQNYMAFLTPLQHQELVLTLSEPARKKILTKTRRLRRSLAHQLDHARPP
- a CDS encoding type II toxin-antitoxin system RelE/ParE family toxin — its product is MNAQGPKVRAKADKIIRHLEIEKEWKRPYFDKFQGHGKLHEIRIKCFGNEYRLIGCFGPQQKDFTILIGAIEKNHGKYEPRSVLEIAEERITLIEDKRYTDEY
- a CDS encoding helix-turn-helix transcriptional regulator, which translates into the protein MNIKRRDKLIELLKNKEYRDAFVSEHIDTGLPFQIKALREEREWSQEKLGNKAGMHQERISALEDPNYAKFTLKTLKRLASAFDIALMVVFVPFSKLLDWESNLSPESLRAASFEKDNFSKPTIAKEERLAESIRDKINPPMVSQLWYAFGEPPKLPEALIFSYQKQGIESGSTMEEQYGIKIGQLGAVNLVGSINRLEPKGNKYLSYHHSSTH